In Brassica napus cultivar Da-Ae chromosome A3, Da-Ae, whole genome shotgun sequence, the sequence AGTTCTACTTATAAATTTATAGCTAGGAGATATACATATTTTCCAGAAAAGCAAAACTCATAAATCCGACTTATCagtgataaaataatttatatggaatcttataaatgtataaaaacCAAGTCTATCGCATCGTTCCAGGCCATATATGCTCCTTTTTCTTGTTAGCCGTAGCCATGATAAACATAGCTGTACCTAACAGGACTATAACTAAGACCAGATTAAGACTAGGTCAAATTAGTCCATCACAATACTCTATTTACGAgttacatataataaaatagttcaaaTTTTGGAACGAAGGCCAAATAAGTCGATCACATAGAGCGTTTGAATTTCTTCAATGTTATAAACCATAGATCACTTCACCTTAGAGCATGACCAACCACAATATGCTAATAGGTCCTTAgctaataaaaaactaaaattaatagtacagtaaaaaataaaaaactattggTTTTAAGAAatgattttttagaaatttactgAAAAGTTTTAGAGACAAAtgtctttttttaattaatcagactctattaaaaataaaatttaaataaaaaactaaaatacatcaaaaaaaatatttctgttTATTAAAATCTTCATTTAAGCATACTCGTTGGTGATGCTCTTacaatacatatattattttcagcAGTCTCTTGCATTTGTCTTTATCTTTAAATATTACGTGaaggttattggttgttgtattttaatagatttgaaaatccgaactaaatctagtatTATTGGTTccataattttcaaatatatattaaaatcatgtgttattggtttaatgattcataattctatatcaaatcaagtgttattcaatcgtacggatttactaataaacttgattttataatggatttgaatggatttgtttggattttttttgttataaatacaaaaactcaaatccgaggaaaaacctccggatttgtaaatattaatccgaaaaaaatttaaaatctgaatattttacttggatttataaatactacatgaatttctaaatcaatcaaaatatataaaccaattaattggatttataaatactactattctcgattttttttaagaaaactcCTAAACTACAGGCTTCAGCCTTTCATTGTATTTAAAATTGTATGGCACTGGTCATTGTATGTATATACAGCTAACGAACATTATAGTTGTCGAGGTATCAAAGAAAGGTAGAACACATAAAGCGTGTGTTGAACAAATCTGCGAAAGTTGCATTGTTTAATTCAATATGCATGCATTATACAGTTGTGACCATTGACTATCATACTGCTCTAAATCCTATATTTTCCTAAGTTTTCTTATGAAAATTACTAATTTGCTGCTAGTAGATTGATATAAACACACTATTGGTGGGAAATGATGATGTATACAAACTATATTAATTATGATTCTAGTCGCTCAatcaagaaatcaaaatctacctAATTaagataaatgaaaacaaaataactgACAGAAAGTGCTTCTTTTGTCAATAAAATCGCTGAATGACAGGAATCTTCGAACACAAATctgtaaaaatgataaaatcgAAAATCACAAACCATTGTCATCCACGTATTACCGTGTTCTATTATATGTTATAGTATCACGACTAGGCAATGTTTATCTATTTTCTGAAACATTCTTACAATAATAGACTAAGAATcttttgttaaataaattattaacatatatgATTGTATACGACAAGTAGTATCATGGTTCCCCACTTTCTTATATTTTTCCCGATCAAGCCATACTTCTTCCTTCATTCATCTCCACCATCACAATTTGGCTATATCTTGATATTTATTGTGTGTTCTGTATGGGATACTATCTATTTGCTTAGAGAGACACATATGTTTTGTGTATGTTCATTCAGAGGCTTTCTCCATCAACCACTATCTGTAATCTTTAGGTACATACTATTGCGCTTAATGAATACTCTcttttattttgagaaaaataaaactctctttcatttcttcacaataatatatatatatgtgtgtgtgtgtgtgtgtgtgtgtgtgtgtgtgtgtgtgtgtgtgtgtgtgtgtgtgtgatatGATAAATATTGTGGGATTCTTATGTCATTTTGAGAGTTGCAATTTCTGTCTCTTAGGTAAAAATTAAGCATTCCTAACTTTAATAGCATCATCGGTTACTATTTACTAATGTTCCTATATTATAATCAGATGGATCATAGATTGTTGAAGCTTTTGAGTGCTCATAAATTGAATGTGCTAAATCTTGTTCCGTATGGGATAAACCATCACATGTATACGTATATATTTCCCTTGCTTTCCTGTTGTTTATGTTTcctattctttttaatttttctaagaaaatttgttttttgtattACTTTTGTAACAGATAAGAGATAGTGGTTGTGTTAAGCTTATTACAATAGAAGAAGCTGATATATACATTTGGAGGTGGCTAGTGATCTTCTCAATAGACAATCAATAATGACAATGAAGATGAAGGGAATCTACAAAAGCTTCAGATCGATCTCTCATATATTTGGTATCATTTTTACCATATTTTCAGTTACTTCTGATCGTATTAAGCTAAGTTATATGATTTATCAAACTTTCTTGCAACTTTATACCATATAATTAGAATCTGTAAGTTCTGAACAAGAagtaacttataaaaaaaagtaaccTTAAGACATGAACGTCTACATTTCTGAAGTACAAGTACGCCTCACacgcaaaaaaacaaaaatgccGGTTCATTTTTAGCCACAATCGTCCATTTTATTCATCCACATGGGAACACCCAATTATCTTAGTCTTAGAGATGTTTTAAGTGATaaagttatttatttatgaaaaataatttggtcaacagttgagaaagaaagagatttgGAGATTGGGTACCCAACCGAAGTAAAGCATGTGGCTCATGTTGGCTGGGAGGGCTCCTCTGGCAGTGCTCCTGCATGGGTAAAGCTCTCTCTctactttttgtttgttttttctttgtttttatttttacttttgtcttagaaaaataattagGGTATTTTTCTCATACTGTATTTTACTTAGCAAACAAAAACCGACTTTAGGAGTATGCCATCAACTCTATGGTTTACTTGCCATAAACTCTAGTTTTCTGCTGAtgttgatctaaaattttaatcgTTTTTGTGGATGAAGATGAGTGAATTTAAAGCAGCAGTGGAGCCTTTATCTCCAAGAGCATCATCCTTTAGTCATGCAACACATTCAAATTCTTTCTTGGTCACTTCTTCATCCACTGGTAATTTATGGTTGCATTTTAAGTAATGAAATGTATGAACAATTCTATATACATTTTCAATAATTTCTCAATTatctaaatttatatttcttttaaatgtaGATTTTGAACAGAGCTCAAGCCAACCAACTATATCAGATAGGCTAAGGGATGTGCCTCCAATTCCAGTAGGTCTATCCAAGGTTCATACTAAGAGCAAGAATAGGagaaagaaaccatcttcatcatcaccaaGATCCAAATTACAATCTCCAAAGTCTTCAAGATCCACAGGTTTATCTAAATATTCGTTCAAATCAATGACAACTCGATTGA encodes:
- the LOC106399860 gene encoding CRIB domain-containing protein RIC11, which gives rise to MTMKMKGIYKSFRSISHIFVEKERDLEIGYPTEVKHVAHVGWEGSSGSAPAWMSEFKAAVEPLSPRASSFSHATHSNSFLVTSSSTDFEQSSSQPTISDRLRDVPPIPVGLSKVHTKSKNRRKKPSSSSPRSKLQSPKSSRSTGLSKYSFKSMTTRLNSNA